In the Nocardia asteroides genome, CGGCGGTGTGGCGAGAACTGGTGGTCAGGGTGGGGAAACCCGCTGTCAGCGTTCTAGTCTCGCGCAACGGCTGGAACCTGCGCGCACTGCGCCGACCCCGCGCTTCTCCCGGCGGTCGTGCGGCAGATCGCGGCCGGGCGACCGGAGTCCGACCTCTATGTGCGGAGCTGAAGCAGCAGGTACGCGGCGAGCGACGGGCCGTCGGTGATGATTCCCTCGCGAATCATGCCCTCCACCTCGCTCCGCGAGAACCACCGCTGCCGCATGTCCTGCTCGGTCTGCTCCCGGCGTGGCTCACCCGGCACCAGCTCGGTCGCCAGGAACACATCGGCTCCCTGCCCGGTGATGGCGTTGGCGCAGTGCAGGTAGCCGAGCCGCTCCATGTGGCCCGCGGTGAACCCGGTCTCCTCGCCGAGCTCCGCGGCGGCCAGTTGCTCGGGACGGCCGGTGACCCCGGCCGGGAACCCGCCGGAGGGGAACTCCCAGGACCGCGCGCGCAGCGGATACCGGTACTGCTCGACCAGGTGGAACCCGTCGTTCTCCATCGGGACGACGATCGCGAAGTCCGGTTTGTCGATCACGGAGTAGATCCCGGCCGAGCCGTCTTCGCGTTCGATCCGATCCTCCCGCAGCGACAGCCACGGATTCTGGTAGATCACCTTCGAGGCCAGCGTCCTGATCGACATTCGGCCATTGTCGCGGAGATGCCCCCGGGACGGGACAGCCTCGAAACAAGGGCAGGGGCCGGAGTCGTCCTGAGCCCTTCTGATTGACACCTGTATAGACTAATGTCTGGATTCATGGTCGACACGGGAATCGGACGGCGCTCGCTGGGGGGTCGCTCGGTCGACACCGCGGATCGGGTGCTCGACGCGGGGCTGGCGGTACTGCGCGAGCAGGGCTACGACCAGCTCTCCATGCGCGAGGTCGCGCGGCGCTCCGGGCTGACGCACGCCACCGTCTACGGCTACTTCTCGGCCAAGCAGCACCTGGTCACCGAGCTGTACTGGCGCCGGATCCAGCGCTGGTGCGAGCAGCCCGTCGACGGTACCGAGCCGCTGGAGCGGCTGGCGGGGGTCTTCGCCGAGCTCGGGCAGCTCATGGCGGAGGAGCCCGAGCTGGGCGTCGCCGCCTCGGCCGCGGTGCTGAGCCGCGACCCGGACGTGGCGCGGCTGCGCACCTGCATCGGCACCGCGATGACCGGCTGGCTGCGCCGCGCCGCCGGGCCGTCCTGCACGCCGGAGATCCTGGACGCGCTGAGCATCGCCGTCAGCGGCGGCATGATCCAGGCGGGCATGGCGTACGGCTCCTACACCGACATGGCCGAGCGGCTGACCGCGGTCTCCGCGCTGCTGCTGCGCGGCTGAGCATGCGAGTTCTGATCACCGGCGCGACCGGTTTCGTCGGCGCGTGGACCGCGAAGGCCGTGTACGACCACGGCCACCACGTGCGGCTGCTGGCCCGCGATCCGGAACGGGCGGCCGTGGTGGCGGCCGAACTCGGCTTCGACGGCGGCGACGTCGTCCGAGGCGACATGACCGACGCGGAACAGGTGCGCGCGGCGTTGAACGGCTGCGATGCCGTCGTGCACGCGGCAGCGGTGGTCGCGCTCGACCCCGCCGCGGCCGAGTCGATGATCCGCTCCACCGTGACCGGGGCGGAGAACGTGCTCGGCCAGGCGGTGGCGGCCGGGCTCGACCCGGTGGTGTCGGTGTCGAGCGCGGTGGCGCTCTGGCATCCGCGCTGCCCGCTGCTGCACCCGGATCTCCAGCCCGGCGGCGGCGCCGACGCCTACGGCGAGTCCAAGGCGCGGGTCGAGCGGTACGCGCGCGGCCTGCAGCGGGACGGGGCGCCGGTGGTGATCACCTACCCGAGCAGCGTGCTCGGGCCCGCCGTGGCCGGGCGGTTCGGGGAATCCGGCGATGCCGTCGGCGCCTTCCTGCGGTCGGGGATTCCGGGGCGGGGTGCGGCCTTCTCCATCGCCGACGTGCGCGATGTCGCGCAGGCGCACGCCCGCCTGCTCGAACCCGGGCTCGGCCCCCGGCGCTACGTGATCGCCGGGCACCACCTCACCGGCGCCGAACTTGCCGCGCAGCTCAGCGCGATCAGCGGCCGCCGGGTGCGGCACCACCGGGTGCCCGACGCGGCGCTCGTGGCGGCGGGCACGCTCGCCGACCGATTCCGCGACCGGCTCCCGCCGAGCCTGCGCAAACTCGGCGCGGCGGGCGCCCGCTACCTCGTCGACTCGCCGCCCGCCGACAACTCCGCCGCCGAACGCGACCTCGGCCTCACCTTCCGCCCGGTCCGGCAGACCCTCGAGGAGTTGCTCGCCGACCGCAGACGGCTACGCGCCACGCGCTCCTGAATGGACGCTCCGTGCGAGACCGGATGATGGGGGCATGCTGCTTGCCCACCTGAGTGATTCGCACCTGCGCAGTGATGCGCTCGCCGGTGCACCGGCTGCCACCCTGCACCTGGCGCTGGGCCGGATTCTCGCGCTCGAGCCCCGCCCGGATTGCGTGGTGATCACCGGTGACCTCGTCGAGTACGGGCAGCGCGCGGCGTACGCCCAGTTGCGGGAGTTGATCGCGCGCTTTCCGCTGCCGCTGCACCTGGTCGTCGGCAATCACGACGATCCGGGCGCCGTTCGCGAAACCTTCGCGGGCACTGTCGCGCTCGGTGGCGGGGCTGAAACGCACTACGTGGTCGATCACCCCGCGCTGTCGGTTGCCGTGCTCGACTCCCGGCAGCCGGGTGGTCCCTCGGGTCTCGTCGGGGAGCGGCAGTTGCACTGGCTCGACCGGGTTCTGGCCGAGCGTGCCGCGGCGTCGGTGTTCGTGGGCGTGCATCATCCGCCGGTGCCGGTCGGGATCCCGTTTCTCGATGCCATGGGGCTGGCGGATGCCGACGCGCTCGGCGCGGTGCTGGGCAGGCACCGCAACGTCGTCCGGGTGCTGGCCGGGCACGTGCACCGCGCGGTCTCCGCACCGTTCGCGGGCACGCAGGTCTCGATCGCGCCGAGTACCCATCGGCAGAGTTCGCTGACGCTCTCGGCGGATCGCCAGATGGGGTACCTCGCGGAGCCGCCCGCCTTCCTGCTCCACGTCGGAACCGGGGCGGGCGTGGCCACCCACACCCTGCCGATCACCGAGGCGGGCGCGCTGATCGGCGCGTTCTAGGCTTCGTGTGTCGAGGGGAGCGCCGATGACGGAAGTGCGGTTCGGGCAGGAGTTGGTGCGGGCGCTGCTGTGGGAGCAGCATCCCGATCTCGCGGAACTCGAGATCAGGGATGTCGAGGGCGGGTGGGACAACCAGCAATGGCGGCTGGGGAAGGAGCTGGCGGTGCGGTTGCCGCGCACCGAGCGGGCGCCGGGTTTGCTGGCGATCGAGCAGCGATGGTTGCCGGTGCTGGGGCCGCGGTTGCCGTTGCCGGTGCCGCTTCCGGTGCGAATCGGGAGGCCGTCGGCGCTGTTCGCGCACACGTGGACTATCGCGCGCTGGGTCGAGGGCGAGCCGGGCGATCGGGAGCCGATCACCGGCGGTGACGCCGCCGATGCCCTGGCCGGATTCCTCCGCGCGCTGCACAGGGCGGCGCCCGCCGACGCCCCGGTCAACCTCGGGCGCAGTGACCCGCTGGCCGGCGTGCGGGAAGGGCTCGATCGCATCGCGGCCGAGGCTCGCGAGGTGGTGGAGATGGCGTTGGCCGTGCCGGGCTGGCAGAGGCCGCCTGTGTGGCTGCACGGTGATCTGCATCCCGCGAACGTGATCGTCCGCGACGGGACGCTCGCCGGAGTCATCGACTTCGGGGACATGTGCGCGGGCGACCCCGCGACCGATCTCTCGGCGGCCTGGATCGTGTTGCCCGCGGGCGCGTCGAGCCGATTCTTCGACGCCTACGGGCCGGTCGACGAGGCCACCGTCGCCCGTGCGCGGGGATGGGCGGTGCTGCGCGCCCTGGGGCTGATCGCGATCGGGCGGGCGGGCAGGCGCGGGCTGCCCGGTGGCAAGCCGACGTGGGAGCCGGCCGGGTACGCCGCGCTCGACCGCGCGCTGCAGGACGAATGACGAACGGGTTCGACGACGCCCGGGGGTCACTCGGGGCCGACCCGCTACCGCGCCTGCCTGCCGTCGATCCAGACGTGCCGGACCAGCGCCGCATCGGGCGCGTCGAGCGCGGTGCGCAGGGGAGCCGTCAGGAGGAGCAGGTCGGCGGGGGCGCCGACGGTGACGGTTCGCGGGCGGAGGTCGGCGCCGTGCAGGAAGCCGTCGAGCACGGTCCGGGTCGAAACCCGTTCGCCCGGGACGAGTTCGCGGGTCGCGGCGGCGCGCATGATGGCCCACGGGTCGAGCGGGCCGTAGGGGGCGTCGCTGCTCGGCAGCACCGGCACTCCGGCGGCGAGCAGGCTCGCGTAGGGGTAGAGGTGCGGGAGGTCGTCGGGATCGACCTCCGCGCGGTACCTTTCGCGATGGGCGACGACGAAACCGGGTTGGGTGACGACGGTGAGCCCGCGCAGCGCGGCGGGGTCGGGGATGACGGCGCCGTGCTCGATCCGGTCGCCGGGGAGGATGCCGACCTCGTCCAGCACCGCGAGGGTGAGCAGCAGGGACACCCTGGTGACGCAGTGGACGGCCACCGGGAGGCCGCGGTCGTGCAGGGCCGCGATGCGCTCGCGGAGTTCGTCGTAGCCGGGGAGATCGTGGTCGTGCAGGAGCAGTTTGCGCTCGCCGAGCAGGGTCACCCGTTGTGGCAGGGCGGGCACCGAGGTGCGGCCGGGGGTGGCGTCGGTGACGCCGGTGATGCCGTAGGCGGTGAGTTCGCGGCCGAGGGCGGTGAGATCGCCTCGGGGCGGCCAGGTTCCGCGGAGCAGATCGTCCAGGCGCCACAGCCGGCCGGTCGGCTCGCCCGCGGCGTCGCGTTCGACGCCGGGCAGGTGCGGGAGGGGCTCGAGTTCGGCGAGGGCGGCGGTGTTGAGCATCCACAGGGCGCCGGAGCGGTGCTGGACGCGGACGGGGCGGTCGGGGACGAGGTGGTCCAGGGTGTGCCGGTCGACCGAGACTCCGGCGCCGACCGCGCGGATACGGGAGGTCTCCACCGAACGCAGGGCGTCGAGACCGTTCGCGCAATCGACGGATTCGCGCGCCGCCGCCGCGCCGTGCAGGTGGATGTGGTGGTCGTGCAGGCCGGGCAGCAGTACAGCACCGCCGCCGTCGACCTCGGTCTCCCCGCGGGCGCGCAAACCCGGCCCCACCTCGGCGATCACCCCGTCGTCGAGGCGCACGTCGACGCGGCCGACCCGGTCGGTCAGGGTGACATCGCGGATCAGCCGGCTCACAGCAGTGACTCCAGCGGCTGCGTGCCCGGAGCCGGGCCGGGTGCGGTGCGCGGCGCGGGGGAGGCGACCGGGAAGGTGCCGGTCTCGCACTCGACCCACCACTGCCCGTCGCGGAGCGACACCGTGTGCGCGGCAACCGGTCCGGCCGCGGACCGCGCAGCGAGGTCGTGCATGGAGATGTCGATGAGGCGGGCGCGCTCGTCCAGCAGCGCCTCGGCGGCCTCGGCGGCGGCGACGGCGCCGGTGAGCGGGTCGGCGAGGGCATCGCCGCAGGGCACCGGGGTGTGGGCGCAGGGCACCGGGGTGTCGCCGCCTGCGTGCAGCCCGGCACAGGCGGCGATGTCGTCACCGAAGCCGACGCGGTCGGACCCCCGCCCCCGCGCGGTGATCGACAGCCACGAGACCCCGGCCGCGACCATTCCCTCGGCGTCGAGCCCGAGGCGGCGCAGGGCGCGCGGGCGGGAAGCCTCCACCACCAGGTCGGCGCCTGCCACCAGCCGGGCCAGGCGGTCGCGATCGGCCGGGTCGTCGAAATCGACGGTGACGCTCCGCTGCCCGTGGTGCAGCAGGTCGTAGAAACCGGCGGGGCCGGTGCGGGCGCCGTCGGGGCGGGTGCGGCTCTCGACCTTGACTACCTCGGCACCGGTACGGGTCAGCAGGTGGGCGCAGAGCGGGCCCGCCCACAGGGCGCTGAAATCGATCACCCGGGGACGCTCGCGCAGGCGTCGTCGGCGGCCGCCGGAGGTGCGGCGCACCGGTTCCCGGGTGGCAGGGGAGCCGAGCGCGCCGCCGGGCAGCCCGAGCAGGGCGATCCGCTCGTCGGCGGTCCGGACCGGCAGATCGCGGGCCCAATCGGCGAGCGCCGCCCACGGATCGGGGCACTCGGCGCGCTCGACCAGCGCGGGGAGCAGGGCGATGTCGTCGGGGCGCGCAAGCGACAGCCCGACGAAACCGTCGCGCGCGGGCACGGCCAGGAACCGGCCGCCGCAGGAGAAGGGCGCGTTACGGGTGAAGCCTGTGCAGGCGGCGCGCTCACCGAGCAGGCCGACACCGGGCAGCACCGGCGGGCGGCCGGTGCGCACAGCCGCGGCACGGGCGACGCGCTCGAGCGCCCGCTCGACGACGAGCGCGGGCACACCGGGCGCGGCCAGCGGCGGCTCACCGGGGAACCCCGTCAGCGCCATCGCCCCCGACCGCGCCCACGCGGCCAGCGCGGAAACGGAGGGTGCCCCCGGCGAGCCGCCGTCGTCGGCGGCCCATCCGGGCTCGACGGCCACCTCCGGGACGGATCGCGGGTAGCCGGCGGCGCATCCGGACTCGGCGGCCTCCGGCATGCCTACGCCCGCTCCCGCAGCGTATCGGCCAACCCCCACCGCACCGCCGTCTCCGCGTCGACATAGGCCCCGGTCAACACCATCCACGCCGCCCGCCAGCGCCCGATCCGATGCACCACCCCGACCGTCCCGCCCGCCCCTGGCACCAACCCCATGGACAGCTCGGGCAACCGCAGCCGCGCATCGGCGGCGACGTGCACACGGGTGGCGAAGGCGGGAACCTCGAGCCCGGCCCCGATGCACGACCCGTGCAGGTGCGCGTGCACGGTGGTGCCGGGCCGGACGGCCAGCCGATGCAGGGCGTACCCCGCACTGCGCTGCAACCGGACCGCGTGCGAGGTGGGGGCGTGCGTCGCGGTGCCGAATTCGTCCAGGTCCCCGCCGCTGCAGAAATCCGGCCCGGCCCCGTGCAGGTGCACCTCGGTGACCCCGGGATCCAGCGCGGCGATGTCGAGCGCTTCCAGCAGCGCGTCGCGGACCTCGCGGGCGAAGGCATTGCGCCGCTCGGGGCGGTTGAGCGTGAGGTCGAGCCGGTCGCCGCTGCGCTCGGCCAGCACCGGCGGGGCGACCGGATCGGGAACGGGCCGCACCGGCCGGGCGGCCCGCCAGGCGGCGAACTCGTCACCGGCGAGCAGCATGGAGTACGCCAGCGACTCCGCGACCAGCCCGGAAGCGACCGGAGCCCCTGCGGTCAGCCGCAGCAGCCCGTTCATCGCCAGGGCGGCCAGCGGCGCCCGAGCTACCGCTTCGACGATCAAGGGCAGGCTGTCGGGCTCGGCCACCACCCGGGGCGACCACTCCTCCGGTGCCAGCGTGCAGGTCAGCGCGGCCAGCAGCGGATCGGCCGCCTGCGGCGGACGGCGGGTGGCGATGCCGATGGCGACCGGACTCGCCGGGTCGGCCAGCACGGCGCACGCCGCCGCGACAGTCGCCGCGCTCCACCCGGTTTCGTCCACATCGACCACGACCAGCGGCGTCGACGGCACCCCGGCGGAGTCGAGCGTGCTGAACGAGGCGCCGAGCGCGGAGTCGGCGAGCTGCTCCACCGAGACGGCCGCGAGCGTCGGTGGCGGTGTCATGACTCGATGGTCGCACGCCGGGTTCCGGGTTGCATCCAGAGGTGAACGTGTGTTCACCTCGGGGGGAACGTTCGTTCGTCCCGGTAAGGAGCTCGCGTGCACAGTCCGGCGAAAGCGCCGCCGAATCGGCTGCTCACCGCGGTGCTCTGCCTCTCCGGCGTCGTGGTGGCGCTGCAGCACACCCTGGTGGTGCCGCTGCTCGGCGAATTCCCGGAGATCCTCGGGGTCGACTACCCGAGCGCCTCCTGGCTGGTGACGATCACGCTGCTCTGCGCCGCGGTAGCGACGCCGATCCTGTCCCGGCTCGCGGACATGTTCGGCAAGCGGCTCATGATGCTGGTGTCGCTGGGCACCATCGTGGCCGGGTCGCTGATCGCCGCGCTCGGCGGGACCTTCCTCGCGGTGCTGGTCGGGCGCGGCCTGCAGGGGCTGGCCTCGGCGCTGGTGCCGATCGGCATCGCCATGCTGCGCGACGAGCTGCCGCGCGCCAAGGTCGCGGGGGCGACGGCGCTGATGAGCGCGACGCTCGGCATCGGCGGGGCGCTGGGGCTGCCGCTTCCCGGCGTGCTCTACGAGCACCTGGGCTGGCAGTCGATCTTCTGGCTCTCCGCGATCGCGGCGGCGCTGCTCTTCGCCGCGGTGCTCGCCGTCGTGCCGGAGTCCGCGGTCCGCACGCGCGGCCGGTTCGACTTCGGCGGCGCGGTGCTGCTCTCGATCGCGCTGGTGGCGCTGCTGCTGGTGATCTCCAAGGGCGGTTCGTGGGGGTGGACGAGCGGCTACACGCTCGGCGCGGCGGCCGTCGCGGTGCTCGGCTTCGCGGTCTGGTTCCCGTTCGAGCTGCGGGTCAGCCTGCCCATGGTCGACCTGCGCACCTCCGCGCGCCGCCCGGTGCTGCTGACCAATGTCGCGGCGCTGCTCTGCGGGGTCTCCATGTACGCGAACATGCTGGCCACCATCCAGGAGCTGACCATGCCGGTCGGCACCGGGTACGGCTTCGGGCTCTCGGTGCTGGCGGCGGGGCTCTGCATGATGCCCGCCGGGTTGGTGATGGTGGTCTTCGCACCGATCTCGGCACGGCTGATCAGGCGAATCGGGGCCAAGTACACCCTGATGACGGGGACGACGATCCTCGCCGTCGCCTACCTGGTGCGCGTCCTGCTCAACGGCTCGGTGCCGCTGGTCATCGGCGGCGCGATGTTCGTGATGGTGGGCACCGCCATCGCCTACGCGGCCATGCCGATGCTGATCATGGGGTCGGTGCCGATCACCGAGACCGCCTCGGCGAACGGGCTCAAC is a window encoding:
- a CDS encoding CoA transferase → MPEAAESGCAAGYPRSVPEVAVEPGWAADDGGSPGAPSVSALAAWARSGAMALTGFPGEPPLAAPGVPALVVERALERVARAAAVRTGRPPVLPGVGLLGERAACTGFTRNAPFSCGGRFLAVPARDGFVGLSLARPDDIALLPALVERAECPDPWAALADWARDLPVRTADERIALLGLPGGALGSPATREPVRRTSGGRRRRLRERPRVIDFSALWAGPLCAHLLTRTGAEVVKVESRTRPDGARTGPAGFYDLLHHGQRSVTVDFDDPADRDRLARLVAGADLVVEASRPRALRRLGLDAEGMVAAGVSWLSITARGRGSDRVGFGDDIAACAGLHAGGDTPVPCAHTPVPCGDALADPLTGAVAAAEAAEALLDERARLIDISMHDLAARSAAGPVAAHTVSLRDGQWWVECETGTFPVASPAPRTAPGPAPGTQPLESLL
- a CDS encoding MFS transporter, whose product is MHSPAKAPPNRLLTAVLCLSGVVVALQHTLVVPLLGEFPEILGVDYPSASWLVTITLLCAAVATPILSRLADMFGKRLMMLVSLGTIVAGSLIAALGGTFLAVLVGRGLQGLASALVPIGIAMLRDELPRAKVAGATALMSATLGIGGALGLPLPGVLYEHLGWQSIFWLSAIAAALLFAAVLAVVPESAVRTRGRFDFGGAVLLSIALVALLLVISKGGSWGWTSGYTLGAAAVAVLGFAVWFPFELRVSLPMVDLRTSARRPVLLTNVAALLCGVSMYANMLATIQELTMPVGTGYGFGLSVLAAGLCMMPAGLVMVVFAPISARLIRRIGAKYTLMTGTTILAVAYLVRVLLNGSVPLVIGGAMFVMVGTAIAYAAMPMLIMGSVPITETASANGLNTLLRSVGTAISSALISALLTTITLEVGGERLPAFAAFQLVFVIAAVAAAVATAVAFFIPRIELPAEPVPDDGELPDELVVTGTVRGGGEPIRHAVVTVLRTTGEPADWGRADNAGEFTVVLPAPGPYLVITGADGWAPESQVMELAADSERPSVVLTRRLSLRGRVTAAGEPCAGAMISLVKASGEYVAATVTGSDGGYELAQPPSGRYLVTVLAADRRTATRHVAVLTRPAEVDFELDHALQGAR
- a CDS encoding SDR family NAD(P)-dependent oxidoreductase yields the protein MRVLITGATGFVGAWTAKAVYDHGHHVRLLARDPERAAVVAAELGFDGGDVVRGDMTDAEQVRAALNGCDAVVHAAAVVALDPAAAESMIRSTVTGAENVLGQAVAAGLDPVVSVSSAVALWHPRCPLLHPDLQPGGGADAYGESKARVERYARGLQRDGAPVVITYPSSVLGPAVAGRFGESGDAVGAFLRSGIPGRGAAFSIADVRDVAQAHARLLEPGLGPRRYVIAGHHLTGAELAAQLSAISGRRVRHHRVPDAALVAAGTLADRFRDRLPPSLRKLGAAGARYLVDSPPADNSAAERDLGLTFRPVRQTLEELLADRRRLRATRS
- a CDS encoding TetR/AcrR family transcriptional regulator codes for the protein MVDTGIGRRSLGGRSVDTADRVLDAGLAVLREQGYDQLSMREVARRSGLTHATVYGYFSAKQHLVTELYWRRIQRWCEQPVDGTEPLERLAGVFAELGQLMAEEPELGVAASAAVLSRDPDVARLRTCIGTAMTGWLRRAAGPSCTPEILDALSIAVSGGMIQAGMAYGSYTDMAERLTAVSALLLRG
- a CDS encoding aminoglycoside phosphotransferase family protein, with product MTEVRFGQELVRALLWEQHPDLAELEIRDVEGGWDNQQWRLGKELAVRLPRTERAPGLLAIEQRWLPVLGPRLPLPVPLPVRIGRPSALFAHTWTIARWVEGEPGDREPITGGDAADALAGFLRALHRAAPADAPVNLGRSDPLAGVREGLDRIAAEAREVVEMALAVPGWQRPPVWLHGDLHPANVIVRDGTLAGVIDFGDMCAGDPATDLSAAWIVLPAGASSRFFDAYGPVDEATVARARGWAVLRALGLIAIGRAGRRGLPGGKPTWEPAGYAALDRALQDE
- a CDS encoding NUDIX domain-containing protein; its protein translation is MSIRTLASKVIYQNPWLSLREDRIEREDGSAGIYSVIDKPDFAIVVPMENDGFHLVEQYRYPLRARSWEFPSGGFPAGVTGRPEQLAAAELGEETGFTAGHMERLGYLHCANAITGQGADVFLATELVPGEPRREQTEQDMRQRWFSRSEVEGMIREGIITDGPSLAAYLLLQLRT
- a CDS encoding amidohydrolase family protein, with translation MSRLIRDVTLTDRVGRVDVRLDDGVIAEVGPGLRARGETEVDGGGAVLLPGLHDHHIHLHGAAAARESVDCANGLDALRSVETSRIRAVGAGVSVDRHTLDHLVPDRPVRVQHRSGALWMLNTAALAELEPLPHLPGVERDAAGEPTGRLWRLDDLLRGTWPPRGDLTALGRELTAYGITGVTDATPGRTSVPALPQRVTLLGERKLLLHDHDLPGYDELRERIAALHDRGLPVAVHCVTRVSLLLTLAVLDEVGILPGDRIEHGAVIPDPAALRGLTVVTQPGFVVAHRERYRAEVDPDDLPHLYPYASLLAAGVPVLPSSDAPYGPLDPWAIMRAAATRELVPGERVSTRTVLDGFLHGADLRPRTVTVGAPADLLLLTAPLRTALDAPDAALVRHVWIDGRQAR
- a CDS encoding enoyl-CoA hydratase/isomerase family protein; this translates as MTPPPTLAAVSVEQLADSALGASFSTLDSAGVPSTPLVVVDVDETGWSAATVAAACAVLADPASPVAIGIATRRPPQAADPLLAALTCTLAPEEWSPRVVAEPDSLPLIVEAVARAPLAALAMNGLLRLTAGAPVASGLVAESLAYSMLLAGDEFAAWRAARPVRPVPDPVAPPVLAERSGDRLDLTLNRPERRNAFAREVRDALLEALDIAALDPGVTEVHLHGAGPDFCSGGDLDEFGTATHAPTSHAVRLQRSAGYALHRLAVRPGTTVHAHLHGSCIGAGLEVPAFATRVHVAADARLRLPELSMGLVPGAGGTVGVVHRIGRWRAAWMVLTGAYVDAETAVRWGLADTLRERA
- a CDS encoding phosphodiesterase, whose product is MLLAHLSDSHLRSDALAGAPAATLHLALGRILALEPRPDCVVITGDLVEYGQRAAYAQLRELIARFPLPLHLVVGNHDDPGAVRETFAGTVALGGGAETHYVVDHPALSVAVLDSRQPGGPSGLVGERQLHWLDRVLAERAAASVFVGVHHPPVPVGIPFLDAMGLADADALGAVLGRHRNVVRVLAGHVHRAVSAPFAGTQVSIAPSTHRQSSLTLSADRQMGYLAEPPAFLLHVGTGAGVATHTLPITEAGALIGAF